Proteins encoded within one genomic window of Mycolicibacterium aubagnense:
- a CDS encoding TetR/AcrR family transcriptional regulator produces MPRGEREQLIIEAAIAEFSRATYAGASLAAIAAQADVSKTLIISYFGSKEAVYAACVTRIGNQIEQAVDAALKSPDHLAGAGAAAGERVLAAIFTTFEGHPGDWHVLFDRSVPHGPARDAAREQRTILREQAFAGVSRSLGGVGLTDPIDLVAATGVWEHMVSALMLFWRKHPEEPATAMVARAHRVLAAMAGHTLDGATD; encoded by the coding sequence GTGCCGCGCGGCGAGCGCGAACAGCTCATCATCGAGGCGGCGATCGCCGAATTCAGCCGGGCCACCTATGCGGGTGCGTCCCTGGCCGCCATCGCCGCCCAGGCCGACGTCTCCAAAACCCTCATCATCAGCTATTTCGGGTCCAAAGAAGCCGTCTACGCCGCGTGCGTCACCAGGATCGGAAACCAGATCGAGCAGGCGGTCGACGCCGCACTCAAATCCCCTGACCACCTGGCGGGGGCCGGTGCCGCCGCCGGTGAGCGGGTGCTGGCGGCGATCTTCACGACGTTCGAGGGGCATCCGGGCGACTGGCATGTGCTGTTCGACCGGTCGGTCCCGCACGGTCCGGCGCGGGACGCGGCGCGCGAGCAGCGGACGATCTTGCGTGAGCAGGCGTTCGCGGGAGTGTCGCGGTCGCTCGGGGGTGTCGGCCTCACGGATCCCATCGATCTGGTCGCTGCCACCGGCGTGTGGGAGCACATGGTGTCTGCGCTGATGCTCTTCTGGCGTAAGCATCCCGAGGAGCCCGCCACGGCGATGGTGGCCCGGGCCCATCGGGTCCTGGCGGCCATGGCCGGGCATACGTTGGATGGTGCGACGGACTAG
- a CDS encoding nuclear transport factor 2 family protein yields the protein MSEQRLTELETRLRRIEDERAVERMIASYGPLVDAGEADDAAAMWAPDGVYDVENWLMAGRADVAAMVRSPGHQELITTGCTHFLSPAVVTIHGDEAVAVCESTLLLRRATSYEPARAGVSYFHLRRAAESAHGWQIVKRITRLLDGTEPPRRLLADGIAGRILP from the coding sequence ATGAGTGAGCAGCGGCTCACCGAGCTGGAGACGCGGCTGCGCCGCATCGAGGACGAGCGCGCCGTCGAGCGCATGATCGCCTCTTACGGACCGCTGGTCGACGCCGGTGAGGCCGACGACGCCGCCGCGATGTGGGCACCGGACGGGGTGTACGACGTCGAAAACTGGCTCATGGCAGGACGTGCCGACGTCGCCGCCATGGTGCGCTCACCTGGTCACCAGGAGTTGATCACCACCGGATGCACCCACTTCCTGAGTCCCGCCGTCGTCACCATCCATGGCGACGAGGCGGTTGCGGTATGTGAGTCGACGCTGTTGCTCAGGCGCGCAACCAGTTACGAACCCGCCCGGGCCGGCGTCAGCTATTTCCACCTCCGCCGCGCGGCGGAATCGGCGCACGGCTGGCAGATCGTCAAACGCATCACCCGGCTCCTCGACGGAACCGAGCCGCCCCGCAGACTCTTGGCGGACGGCATCGCTGGACGAATCCTGCCCTAG
- a CDS encoding LLM class F420-dependent oxidoreductase encodes MRIGLQTPVVIQVPATASAWEATAGAAEIGEIGAVADLLGIDYLTCPEHVVVPTDVAATRGSTYWDPLATLAFIAGRTARIRLATSVLVLGYHHPLEIAKRYGTLDQVSGGRLILGVGVGSLREEFELLGAAWDDRGARADEAMSALRDALATNHPVHQGHYYRYDSLIMDPCARQPRVPIWVGGRTRRSLRRAVNLGDGWMPFGLSAAEIATMLAAVDLPDTFDIVLATPPLDPMGAPQQTLNELGALEDAGATAATCVLASRSATHCCEQLGALADLANLPGEDRP; translated from the coding sequence ATGCGGATAGGACTGCAGACGCCGGTGGTCATCCAAGTTCCCGCCACCGCGTCGGCGTGGGAAGCGACCGCCGGCGCCGCTGAGATCGGCGAGATCGGCGCCGTCGCCGACCTGCTCGGCATCGACTACCTGACTTGTCCCGAGCATGTCGTCGTGCCGACCGATGTCGCGGCGACCCGGGGGTCGACATACTGGGATCCCTTGGCCACCTTGGCTTTCATCGCCGGGCGTACGGCGCGGATCCGGCTGGCCACCTCGGTGCTGGTGCTGGGCTACCACCATCCGCTGGAGATCGCGAAACGCTACGGCACACTGGACCAGGTCAGCGGTGGCCGGCTGATCTTGGGCGTGGGCGTCGGGTCACTCCGGGAGGAGTTCGAGCTGTTGGGCGCAGCTTGGGATGATCGCGGTGCCCGGGCAGACGAGGCGATGAGTGCACTGCGCGACGCGTTGGCCACCAATCATCCCGTGCACCAAGGGCATTACTACCGTTACGACTCCCTGATCATGGATCCCTGTGCGAGGCAACCGCGGGTACCGATCTGGGTGGGCGGCCGGACCCGGCGTTCACTTCGTCGCGCCGTCAACCTGGGGGACGGTTGGATGCCGTTCGGTCTCTCGGCAGCGGAGATCGCGACAATGCTTGCCGCCGTGGACCTTCCGGACACCTTCGACATCGTGCTCGCGACCCCGCCGCTGGATCCGATGGGCGCGCCCCAACAGACGCTCAACGAACTCGGCGCGCTCGAGGACGCCGGTGCCACAGCGGCGACGTGCGTCCTCGCCTCCCGGTCCGCAACACATTGCTGCGAGCAGCTCGGCGCACTGGCGGACTTGGCCAACCTGCCGGGCGAAGACCGACCATGA
- a CDS encoding SDR family NAD(P)-dependent oxidoreductase: MSSEDALQLQQYGPWAVIAGGSEGVGAEFAALLAQAGVNLVLIARKPAPLQATASRCREYGVAVRELTLDLIRDEAVDQIISATADLEVGLLIYNAGANTHSAEFLDGDMAAFQRVIDLNVTTPLRLVHHFGALMRERGRGGLMLVGSLSGHLGSARHTVYGGVKAFSRIYAEGLWLELREHNIDVLELVLGLTRTPAMERVGLNFDIPGMPASDPADVAREGLANLGSGPVHIISAHADNPAVHATRDRGRVLLASHAMIQKMVQGTPSGPPE; encoded by the coding sequence TTGTCTAGCGAGGACGCGCTGCAGTTGCAGCAATACGGGCCGTGGGCCGTCATCGCGGGTGGATCGGAGGGTGTCGGGGCGGAGTTCGCGGCCCTGCTGGCGCAGGCCGGCGTCAACCTGGTGCTGATCGCCCGCAAGCCGGCGCCGCTGCAGGCCACCGCGAGCCGGTGCCGCGAGTACGGTGTGGCGGTCCGCGAACTGACCCTCGACCTCATTCGCGATGAGGCTGTCGACCAGATCATCAGTGCCACGGCCGATTTGGAGGTTGGACTCCTCATCTACAACGCCGGGGCCAACACCCACAGCGCGGAATTCCTCGATGGTGACATGGCCGCGTTTCAGCGGGTGATCGACCTGAACGTCACCACGCCGCTGCGGCTGGTCCACCACTTCGGAGCACTCATGCGCGAACGCGGCCGGGGCGGCCTGATGCTGGTCGGATCGCTCAGCGGGCACCTCGGGTCGGCGCGACACACGGTGTACGGCGGCGTGAAGGCATTCAGCCGGATCTACGCCGAGGGCCTCTGGCTGGAGTTGCGCGAACACAACATCGACGTTCTCGAGCTCGTCCTTGGTCTCACGCGGACGCCGGCGATGGAGCGGGTCGGCCTGAACTTCGACATCCCCGGGATGCCCGCATCCGACCCCGCTGACGTCGCACGCGAAGGCCTCGCGAATCTCGGCAGCGGTCCGGTGCACATCATCTCGGCGCACGCGGACAACCCGGCGGTCCACGCCACGCGCGACCGCGGCAGGGTGCTGTTGGCGTCCCACGCGATGATTCAGAAGATGGTGCAGGGCACACCGTCTGGACCACCGGAATAG
- a CDS encoding TetR/AcrR family transcriptional regulator: MPRAPLDREPATPRTLAQIDRCERILATAARLGARHGLEEVRMQDVADQAAVSITTVYRYYPTKHHLFAALLFHYTQAAAPPGPATGEPVADVTELMAGIVRTMLARPQLARAMITSVNARRAESTVSGDYNLRSNILSVAGIVAPTAADTQVALLLEQCAYGVLSWAITGETTPEQAERDMRRACELLLAPWRRRVRNRRNESDR; the protein is encoded by the coding sequence ATGCCCCGGGCACCACTCGACCGGGAACCGGCGACCCCGAGGACCCTCGCGCAGATCGATCGCTGCGAACGCATCCTGGCCACCGCCGCGAGACTCGGCGCGCGCCACGGACTCGAAGAAGTCCGGATGCAGGATGTGGCGGATCAGGCCGCCGTCTCCATCACCACCGTCTACCGGTACTACCCCACCAAGCATCACCTGTTCGCGGCGTTGCTGTTTCACTACACCCAGGCCGCCGCGCCCCCGGGTCCGGCGACGGGAGAACCCGTTGCCGATGTCACCGAACTCATGGCCGGCATCGTTCGGACCATGCTGGCTCGTCCGCAACTGGCCCGCGCGATGATCACGTCGGTCAATGCCCGGCGCGCCGAGTCGACCGTCAGCGGCGACTACAACTTGCGGAGCAACATCCTCAGCGTTGCCGGCATCGTCGCGCCCACCGCGGCCGACACGCAGGTTGCGCTGCTGCTCGAGCAATGTGCATACGGCGTCTTGTCGTGGGCCATCACCGGCGAGACGACGCCCGAGCAGGCCGAGCGCGACATGCGCCGGGCCTGCGAACTGCTCCTGGCGCCCTGGCGCCGACGAGTACGGAACAGGCGAAACGAGAGTGACCGATGA
- a CDS encoding neutral zinc metallopeptidase, with translation MAIHRARRRASALLAVCILAVAGCGEKHLKPGAEPSSSTTPSAPPVEIHGDAADPVNKIVIQSIGDIQAYWQKEFPELYHKDYTPVTGGFYAVHPSSGPLPPCAESADDIAGNAFYCAKADDVAWDVEVLLPSLRKRFGDFVIPVVLAHEWGHAIQARANFQGETVTKEIQADCFAGAWAAHAKSDTFKPNANDLDRALAGFLFLRDEPGTAKHDPRAHGSGFDRVNSFRTGFDKGPQACADYRNGNPVVVEVPFNSAEDEASGGNAPYDSIIDGVPADLEDYYTKLFPELTGKQWTPLQPVRKLDANNSPNCGDTPTKGYVLFYCVPEDYVGFDNAEAMPEIYAEGGDFAVATLIGTQYGLAALTRLGQDSSSKQVSLRADCLTGSWAASILLHNRPESRYSLSPGDLDKAVAALLLFRGDGDVERQGQGADRIDAYRRGVYDGAEPCLTL, from the coding sequence ATGGCCATTCACCGGGCCCGCCGGCGGGCTTCTGCACTACTGGCCGTCTGCATCCTGGCCGTTGCCGGCTGCGGCGAGAAGCACCTGAAGCCCGGGGCGGAGCCGTCGTCGTCGACTACGCCGTCGGCCCCGCCGGTGGAGATTCACGGCGACGCCGCAGACCCGGTCAACAAGATCGTCATCCAGTCGATCGGCGACATCCAGGCTTACTGGCAGAAGGAATTTCCCGAGCTCTACCACAAGGACTACACGCCGGTGACGGGCGGCTTCTACGCGGTCCACCCGTCGTCCGGGCCGCTGCCGCCCTGCGCCGAGTCTGCTGACGACATCGCCGGAAACGCGTTCTACTGCGCCAAGGCCGACGACGTGGCCTGGGACGTGGAGGTCCTGCTGCCGAGCCTGCGAAAACGGTTCGGCGACTTCGTCATTCCGGTGGTCCTGGCCCACGAATGGGGCCATGCCATTCAGGCACGGGCGAATTTCCAGGGCGAGACGGTCACCAAGGAGATCCAGGCCGACTGCTTTGCCGGAGCCTGGGCGGCGCATGCCAAGTCGGACACCTTCAAGCCCAACGCCAACGATCTGGACCGCGCCCTCGCGGGCTTCCTGTTCTTGCGCGACGAACCCGGCACCGCCAAGCACGATCCGAGAGCGCACGGCAGTGGGTTCGACCGGGTGAACTCCTTCCGGACAGGTTTCGACAAGGGGCCGCAAGCGTGCGCCGACTACCGCAATGGCAATCCCGTGGTGGTCGAAGTCCCGTTCAACAGCGCGGAGGACGAGGCCAGCGGCGGCAACGCGCCCTACGACTCGATAATCGACGGTGTACCAGCGGATCTCGAGGACTACTACACCAAGCTGTTCCCCGAGTTGACCGGCAAGCAATGGACCCCGCTGCAGCCGGTGCGCAAGCTGGACGCGAACAACTCCCCGAACTGTGGCGACACCCCGACCAAGGGTTACGTGCTCTTCTACTGCGTTCCCGAGGATTACGTCGGATTCGACAACGCCGAAGCCATGCCCGAAATCTATGCCGAGGGTGGCGATTTCGCGGTAGCGACGCTCATCGGGACGCAGTACGGACTGGCGGCGTTGACTCGGCTCGGTCAGGACAGCAGCAGCAAGCAGGTGTCCTTGCGCGCCGACTGTCTGACCGGTTCCTGGGCTGCCAGCATCCTGCTGCACAACCGCCCGGAGAGCCGGTACAGCCTTTCACCCGGCGACCTGGACAAAGCCGTGGCCGCACTGCTGCTCTTCCGTGGCGACGGCGACGTCGAGCGGCAGGGGCAAGGTGCCGACCGGATCGACGCCTACCGCCGCGGGGTGTACGACGGCGCCGAGCCCTGCCTGACCCTCTGA
- a CDS encoding anti-apoptotic protein has product MTNTTCQRLVLASAITVAVFGAAACSSGTPSVSKKDVESQIVTKMTGADGKKADSVTCPEDLAGQKGAETNCTMKVGDKTSNVNVTVTSIEGDQVKFDMVQTIDKAQVASQISDQLGQQFGTKPESVTCPENLKGTTGATLRCQLKDSGQTYGVTVTVNSVDGSDVNYGFKVDDKPTS; this is encoded by the coding sequence ATGACCAACACAACGTGTCAGAGGCTCGTTCTCGCATCCGCGATCACGGTTGCCGTGTTCGGCGCTGCGGCCTGCTCCAGCGGGACGCCGTCGGTGAGCAAGAAGGACGTCGAGAGCCAGATCGTCACCAAGATGACCGGCGCCGATGGCAAGAAGGCAGACTCGGTGACCTGCCCCGAAGACCTCGCGGGCCAAAAGGGCGCCGAGACCAACTGCACCATGAAGGTCGGCGACAAAACCAGCAACGTCAACGTCACGGTCACCAGCATCGAGGGTGACCAGGTGAAGTTCGACATGGTTCAGACCATCGACAAGGCGCAGGTCGCCAGCCAGATCAGCGACCAGCTGGGCCAGCAGTTCGGGACCAAACCCGAATCCGTGACATGCCCGGAGAACCTCAAAGGCACGACCGGCGCCACGCTTCGCTGCCAGCTCAAGGACAGCGGCCAGACCTACGGCGTCACGGTCACCGTCAACAGTGTCGACGGCTCCGACGTGAACTACGGGTTCAAGGTCGACGACAAGCCCACGTCGTAG